A section of the Corvus hawaiiensis isolate bCorHaw1 chromosome 16, bCorHaw1.pri.cur, whole genome shotgun sequence genome encodes:
- the LOC125334128 gene encoding nucleoside diphosphate kinase A-like isoform X2, with amino-acid sequence MCWYFQRLILKGAEPRAFGGLNERTFVAIKPDGVQRHLVGEIIRRFERKGLQLVGMKLLQASEELLKEHYIALRDRPFYGRLVKYMSSGPIVAMVWQGLDVVKTVRTMIGETNPAESRPGTIRGDFCVEVSKNVIHGSDSVESAQQEISLWFRPEELPCWEDTAAHWIYE; translated from the exons ATGTGCTGGTATTTCCAGAGGCTAATCTTGAAGGGAGCTGAACCAAGAG ccttcGGCGGGCTCAATGAACGAACCTTCGTGGCCATCAAACCGGACGGGGTCCAGCGGCACCTGGTCGGGGAGATCATCCGGCGCTTCGAGAGGAAGGGGCTGCAGTTGGTGGGGAtgaagctgctgcag gcctcggaggagctgctgaaggaaCACTACATCGCCCTGCGGGACCGTCCCTTCTACGGCCGTCTGGTGAAGTACATGAGCTCCGGGCCCATCGTGGCCATG GTCTGGCAGGGCCTGGATGTGGTGAAGACAGTTCGCACCATGATCGGGGAGACCAATCCAGCTGAATCCAGGCCTGGCACCATCCGAGGGGACTTCTGTGTTGAAGTCAGCAA GAATGTGATCCACGGCAGTGACTCAGTGGAGAGCGCCCAGCAGGAGATCTCGCTCTGGTTCCGCCCGGAGGAGCTGCCGTGCTGGGAGGACACAGCTGCACACTGGATCTACGAGTGA
- the LOC125334128 gene encoding nucleoside diphosphate kinase 3-like isoform X1 → MVPRGAVTARGELGPFKSAAAMICLVLGLFAGLFHSAFGGLNERTFVAIKPDGVQRHLVGEIIRRFERKGLQLVGMKLLQASEELLKEHYIALRDRPFYGRLVKYMSSGPIVAMVWQGLDVVKTVRTMIGETNPAESRPGTIRGDFCVEVSKNVIHGSDSVESAQQEISLWFRPEELPCWEDTAAHWIYE, encoded by the exons ATGGTTCCGCGGGGGGCGGTGACAGCGCGGGGGGAGCTCGGCCCCTTTAAGAGCGCTGCCGCCATGATCTGCCTGGTGCTGGGGCTCTTCGCCGGCCTCTTCCACAGTG ccttcGGCGGGCTCAATGAACGAACCTTCGTGGCCATCAAACCGGACGGGGTCCAGCGGCACCTGGTCGGGGAGATCATCCGGCGCTTCGAGAGGAAGGGGCTGCAGTTGGTGGGGAtgaagctgctgcag gcctcggaggagctgctgaaggaaCACTACATCGCCCTGCGGGACCGTCCCTTCTACGGCCGTCTGGTGAAGTACATGAGCTCCGGGCCCATCGTGGCCATG GTCTGGCAGGGCCTGGATGTGGTGAAGACAGTTCGCACCATGATCGGGGAGACCAATCCAGCTGAATCCAGGCCTGGCACCATCCGAGGGGACTTCTGTGTTGAAGTCAGCAA GAATGTGATCCACGGCAGTGACTCAGTGGAGAGCGCCCAGCAGGAGATCTCGCTCTGGTTCCGCCCGGAGGAGCTGCCGTGCTGGGAGGACACAGCTGCACACTGGATCTACGAGTGA